The following proteins are co-located in the Castor canadensis chromosome 5, mCasCan1.hap1v2, whole genome shotgun sequence genome:
- the Plcg1 gene encoding 1-phosphatidylinositol 4,5-bisphosphate phosphodiesterase gamma-1 isoform X1 → MAGAASPCANGCGPGTPSDAEVLHLCRSLEVGTVMTLFYSKKSQRPERKTFQVKLETRQITWSRGADKIEGAIDIREIKEIRPGKTSRDFDRYQEDPAFRPDQSHCFVILYGMEFRLKTLSLQATSEDEVNMWIKGLTWLMEDTLQAATPLQIERWLRKQFYSVDRNREDRISAKDLKNMLSQVNYRVPNMRFLRERLTDLEQRSGDITYGQFAQLYRSLMYSAQKTMDLPFLEASSLRTGERPELCRVSLPEFQQFLLEYQGELWAVDRLQVQEFMLSFLRDPLREIEEPYFFLDEFVTFLFSKENSVWNSQLDAVCPDTMNNPLSHYWISSSHNTYLTGDQFSSESSLEAYARCLRMGCRCIELDCWDGPDGMPVIYHGHTLTTKIKFSDVLHTIKEHAFVASEYPVILSIEDHCSIAQQRNMAQYFKKVLGDTLLTKPVDIAADGLPSPNQLKRKILIKHKKLAEGSAYEEVPTSVMYSENDISNSIKNGILYLEDPVNHEWYPHYFVLTSSKIYYSEETSSDQGNEDEEEPKEATGSTELHSNEKWFHGKLGAGRDGRHIAERLLTEYCIETGAPDGSFLVRESETFVGDYTLSFWRNGKVQHCRIHSRQDAGTPKFFLTDNLVFDSLYDLITHYQQVPLRCNEFEMRLSEPVPQTNAHESKEWYHASLTRAQAEHMLMRVPRDGAFLVRKRNEPNSYAISFRAEGKIKHCRVQQEGQTVMLGNSEFDSLVDLISYYEKHPLYRKMKLRYPINEEALEKIGTAEPDYGALYEGRNPGFYVEANPMPTFKCAVKALFDYKAQREDELTFTKSAIIQNVEKQDGGWWRGDYGGKKQLWFPSNYVEEMVNPAALEPEREHLDENSPLGDLLRGVLDVPACQIAIRPEGKNNRLFVFSISMASVAHWSLDVAADSQEELQDWVKKIREVAQTADARLTEGKMMERRKKIALELSELVVYCRPVPFDEEKIGTERACYRDMSSFPETKAEKYVNKAKGKKFLQYNRLQLSRIYPKGQRLDSSNYDPLPMWICGSQLVALNFQTPDKPMQMNQALFMAGGHCGYVLQPSTMRDEAFDPFDKSSLRGLEPCAICIEVLGARHLPKNGRGIVCPFVEIEVAGAEYDSTKQKTEFVVDNGLNPVWPAKPFHFQISNPEFAFLRFVVYEEDMFSDQNFLAQATFPIKGLKTGYRAVPLKNNYSEDLELASLLIKIDIFPAKENGDLSPFGGTSLRERGSDASSQLFHGRAREGSFEARYQQPFEDFRISQEHLTDHFDSRERRAPRRTRVNGDNRL, encoded by the exons TTGATATTCGTGAAATCAAGGAGATCCGTCCAGGGAAGACCTCACGAGACTTTGACCGCTATCAAGAGGACCCTGCTTTCCGACCAGACCAGTCACACTGCTTTGTCATCCTCTATGGAATGGAATTCCGCCTGAAGACCCTAAGCCTGCAAG CCACATCTGAGGATGAAGTGAACATGTGGATCAAGGGCTTAACTTGGCTGATGGAGGACACATTGCAGGCAGCCACACCCCTGCAGATTGAGAG GTGGCTCCGGAAGCAGTTCTACTCCGTGGATCGGAATCGTGAGGATCG tatatCAGCCAAGGACTTGAAGAACATGCTGTCTCAGGTCAACTACCGGGTCCCCAACATGCGCTTCCTCCGCGAGCGGCTGACG GACCTGGAACAGCGCAGCGGGGATATCACCTACGGGCAGTTTGCTCAGCTGTACCGCAGCCTCATGTACAGCGCCCAGAAGACG ATGGACCTCCCCTTCTTGGAAGCCAGCTCTCTGAG GACTGGGGAGCGGCCAGAGCTCTGCCGAGTGTCTCTTCCTGAGTTCCAGCAGTTTCTCCTTGAGTACCAGGGG GAGCTGTGGGCTGTTGACCGACTCCAGGTGCAGGAGTTCATGCTCAGCTTTCTCAGAGACCCCTTGAGAGAGATCGAGGAGCCGTACTTCTTCCTGGATGAG TTtgtcaccttcctgttctccaaagAGAACAGTGTGTGGAACTCCCAGCTGGATGCAGTGTGTCCAGACACTATGAACAACCCTCTCTCCCACTACTGGATCTCCTCCTCACACAACAC GTACCTGACTGGGGACCAGTTCTCCAGTGAGTCCTCCCTGGAAGCCTATGCTCGCTGCCTGCGGATGGGCTGTCGCTGCATTGAGT TGGACTGCTGGGATGGCCCAGATGGGATGCCTGTCATTTACCATGGGCACACCCTTACCACCAAGATCAAGTTCTCAGACGTCCTGCACACCATCAAGGAACATGCCTTTGTGGCCTCAGA GTATCCAGTCATCCTGTCCATTGAGGACCACTGCAGCATTGCCCAGCAGAGAAACATGGCCCAGTACTTCAAAAAGGTTCTTGGGGACACTCTCCTTACCAAGCCTGTAGACATTGCTGCTGATGGGCTCCCCTCACCCAACCAGCTCAAGAGAAAAATCCTTATCAAG CACAAGAAGCTGGCTGAGGGCAGTGCCTATGAGGAGGTGCCCACCTCTGTGATGTACTCTGAGAATGACATAAGCAACTCCATCAAGAATGGCATCCTCTACCTGGAAGACCCTGTGAACCAC GAATGGTATCCCCACTACTTCGTACTGACTAGCAGTAAAATCTACTACTCTGAGGAGACCAGCAGTGACCAGGGCAATGAGGACGAGGAGGAGCCCAAAGAG GCCACTGGGAGCACAGAGCTGCACTCCAATGAGAAGTGGTTCCATGGGAAGCTCGGGGCCGGACGGGATGGGCGACACATTGCTGAGCGCCTGCTCACTGAGTACTGCATTGAGACTGGGGCCCCTGATGGCTCCTTTCTAGTACGAGAGAGTGAGACCTTCGTGGGTGACTACACTCTGTCTTTCTG GCGGAATGGGAAAGTTCAGCACTGCCGTATTCACTCCCGGCAGGATGCTGGGACCCCCAAGTTCTTCTTGACGGACAACCTTGTTTTTGACTCCCTCTATGACCTCATCACACACTATCAGCAGGTGCCCCTGCGCTGCAATGAGTTTGAGATGCGCCTTTCAGAGCCTGTCCCACAGACCAATGCCCATGAGAGCAAAGA GTGGTACCATGCGAGCCTAACCAGAGCACAGGCCGAGCACATGCTGATGCGTGTACCCCGTGATGGAGCCTTCTTGGTGCGGAAACGGAATGAGCCGAACTCATATGCTATCTCCTTCCG GGCTGAGGGCAAGATCAAACACTGCCGCGTCCAGCAGGAGGGCCAGACTGTGATGCTGGGGAACTCCGAGTTTGACAGCCTCGTAGACCTCATCAGCTATTATGAGAAGCACCCGCTGTACCGCAAAATGAAACTGCGCTACCCCATCAATGAGGAGGCACTGGAGAAGATCGGCACAGCT GAGCCGGACTACGGGGCCCTCTATGAAGGCCGCAATCCTGGCTTCTATGTGGAGGCAAACCCTATGCCAACTTTCAAG TGTGCAGTCAAAGCTCTATTTGACTATAAGGCCCAAAGAGAAGATGAACTGACCTTCACCAAGAGCGCCATCATCCAAAATGTGGAGAAGCAAGATGGGGGCTG GTGGCGAGGGGACTATGGTGGGAAGAAGCAGCTATGGTTCCCATCAAACTATGTGGAAGAAATGGTCAACCCAGCAGCTTTGGAGCCTGAGAGGGAG CACTTGGACGAGAACAGCCCTCTGGGGGACTTGCTGCGTGGGGTCTTAGATGTGCCAGCCTGTCAGATTG CCATCCGTCCTGAGGGCAAAAACAACCGACTCTTCGTCTTCTCCATCAGTATGGCATCAGTGGCCCACTGGTCGCTGGATGTTGCAGCTGACTCACAGGAGGAGCTGCAGGATTGGGTGAAAAAGATCCGTGAAGTGGCCCAGACAGCAGATGCTAGG CTCACCGAAGGGAAGATGATGGAACGGAGGAAGAAGATCGCCTTGGAGCTCTCTGAGCTTGTCGTGTACTGCCGGCCTGTTCCATTTGATGAAGAGA AGATTGGCACAGAACGTGCCTGCTACCGGGACATGTCATCCTTCCCGGAAACCAAGGCTGAGAAGTATGTGAACAAGGCCAAAGGCAAGAAGTTCCTGCAGTACAATCGGCTGCAGCTCTCCCGCATCTACCCCAAGGGCCAACGGCTGGATTCCTCCAATTATGATCCTTTGCCCATGTGGATCTGTGGCAGTCAGCTTGTGGCCCTCAACTTCCAAACCCCAG ACAAGCCTATGCAGATGAACCAGGCCCTCTTCATGGCTGGTGGGCACTGTGGCTATGTGCTGCAGCCAAGTACTATGCGAGATGAGGCCTTTGACCCCTTTGACAAGAGCAGCCTCCGAGGGCTAGAGCCCTGTGCCATCTGCATCGAG GTGCTGGGGGCCCGGCATCTGCCAAAGAATGGCCGAGGCATTGTGTGTCCTTTTGTGGAGATTGAGGTGGCTGGAGCTGAGTATGACAGCACCAAGCAAAAGACAGAGTTTGTAG TGGACAATGGACTAAACCCTGTGTGGCCAGCTAAGCCCTTCCACTTCCAGATCAGTAACCCTGAATTTGCCTTCCTCCGCTTTGTGGTGTATGAGGAAGACATGTTTAGTGACCAGAACTTCTTGGCTCAGGCTACTTTCCCTATAAAAGGCCTGAAAACAG GATACAGAGCGGTGCCTTTGAAGAACAACTACAGTGAAGACCTGGAGTTGGCCTCCTTGCTCATTAAGATTGACATTTTCCCTGCTAAG GAGAATGGTGACCTCAGTCCCTTTGGTGGTACATCCCTGCGGGAACGGGGCTCAGATGCCTCTAGCCAGCTGTTTCATGGCCGTGCCCGGGAAGGCTCCTTTGAAGCCCGCTACCAGCAGCCTTTCGAGGACTTCCGCATCTCCCAGGAGCATCTCACAGACCATTTTGACAGCCGGGAACGAag GGCCCCAAGAAGGACTCGGGTCAATGGAGACAACCGCCTCTAG
- the Plcg1 gene encoding 1-phosphatidylinositol 4,5-bisphosphate phosphodiesterase gamma-1 isoform X2: MEFRLKTLSLQATSEDEVNMWIKGLTWLMEDTLQAATPLQIERWLRKQFYSVDRNREDRISAKDLKNMLSQVNYRVPNMRFLRERLTDLEQRSGDITYGQFAQLYRSLMYSAQKTMDLPFLEASSLRTGERPELCRVSLPEFQQFLLEYQGELWAVDRLQVQEFMLSFLRDPLREIEEPYFFLDEFVTFLFSKENSVWNSQLDAVCPDTMNNPLSHYWISSSHNTYLTGDQFSSESSLEAYARCLRMGCRCIELDCWDGPDGMPVIYHGHTLTTKIKFSDVLHTIKEHAFVASEYPVILSIEDHCSIAQQRNMAQYFKKVLGDTLLTKPVDIAADGLPSPNQLKRKILIKHKKLAEGSAYEEVPTSVMYSENDISNSIKNGILYLEDPVNHEWYPHYFVLTSSKIYYSEETSSDQGNEDEEEPKEATGSTELHSNEKWFHGKLGAGRDGRHIAERLLTEYCIETGAPDGSFLVRESETFVGDYTLSFWRNGKVQHCRIHSRQDAGTPKFFLTDNLVFDSLYDLITHYQQVPLRCNEFEMRLSEPVPQTNAHESKEWYHASLTRAQAEHMLMRVPRDGAFLVRKRNEPNSYAISFRAEGKIKHCRVQQEGQTVMLGNSEFDSLVDLISYYEKHPLYRKMKLRYPINEEALEKIGTAEPDYGALYEGRNPGFYVEANPMPTFKCAVKALFDYKAQREDELTFTKSAIIQNVEKQDGGWWRGDYGGKKQLWFPSNYVEEMVNPAALEPEREHLDENSPLGDLLRGVLDVPACQIAIRPEGKNNRLFVFSISMASVAHWSLDVAADSQEELQDWVKKIREVAQTADARLTEGKMMERRKKIALELSELVVYCRPVPFDEEKIGTERACYRDMSSFPETKAEKYVNKAKGKKFLQYNRLQLSRIYPKGQRLDSSNYDPLPMWICGSQLVALNFQTPDKPMQMNQALFMAGGHCGYVLQPSTMRDEAFDPFDKSSLRGLEPCAICIEVLGARHLPKNGRGIVCPFVEIEVAGAEYDSTKQKTEFVVDNGLNPVWPAKPFHFQISNPEFAFLRFVVYEEDMFSDQNFLAQATFPIKGLKTGYRAVPLKNNYSEDLELASLLIKIDIFPAKENGDLSPFGGTSLRERGSDASSQLFHGRAREGSFEARYQQPFEDFRISQEHLTDHFDSRERRAPRRTRVNGDNRL, translated from the exons ATGGAATTCCGCCTGAAGACCCTAAGCCTGCAAG CCACATCTGAGGATGAAGTGAACATGTGGATCAAGGGCTTAACTTGGCTGATGGAGGACACATTGCAGGCAGCCACACCCCTGCAGATTGAGAG GTGGCTCCGGAAGCAGTTCTACTCCGTGGATCGGAATCGTGAGGATCG tatatCAGCCAAGGACTTGAAGAACATGCTGTCTCAGGTCAACTACCGGGTCCCCAACATGCGCTTCCTCCGCGAGCGGCTGACG GACCTGGAACAGCGCAGCGGGGATATCACCTACGGGCAGTTTGCTCAGCTGTACCGCAGCCTCATGTACAGCGCCCAGAAGACG ATGGACCTCCCCTTCTTGGAAGCCAGCTCTCTGAG GACTGGGGAGCGGCCAGAGCTCTGCCGAGTGTCTCTTCCTGAGTTCCAGCAGTTTCTCCTTGAGTACCAGGGG GAGCTGTGGGCTGTTGACCGACTCCAGGTGCAGGAGTTCATGCTCAGCTTTCTCAGAGACCCCTTGAGAGAGATCGAGGAGCCGTACTTCTTCCTGGATGAG TTtgtcaccttcctgttctccaaagAGAACAGTGTGTGGAACTCCCAGCTGGATGCAGTGTGTCCAGACACTATGAACAACCCTCTCTCCCACTACTGGATCTCCTCCTCACACAACAC GTACCTGACTGGGGACCAGTTCTCCAGTGAGTCCTCCCTGGAAGCCTATGCTCGCTGCCTGCGGATGGGCTGTCGCTGCATTGAGT TGGACTGCTGGGATGGCCCAGATGGGATGCCTGTCATTTACCATGGGCACACCCTTACCACCAAGATCAAGTTCTCAGACGTCCTGCACACCATCAAGGAACATGCCTTTGTGGCCTCAGA GTATCCAGTCATCCTGTCCATTGAGGACCACTGCAGCATTGCCCAGCAGAGAAACATGGCCCAGTACTTCAAAAAGGTTCTTGGGGACACTCTCCTTACCAAGCCTGTAGACATTGCTGCTGATGGGCTCCCCTCACCCAACCAGCTCAAGAGAAAAATCCTTATCAAG CACAAGAAGCTGGCTGAGGGCAGTGCCTATGAGGAGGTGCCCACCTCTGTGATGTACTCTGAGAATGACATAAGCAACTCCATCAAGAATGGCATCCTCTACCTGGAAGACCCTGTGAACCAC GAATGGTATCCCCACTACTTCGTACTGACTAGCAGTAAAATCTACTACTCTGAGGAGACCAGCAGTGACCAGGGCAATGAGGACGAGGAGGAGCCCAAAGAG GCCACTGGGAGCACAGAGCTGCACTCCAATGAGAAGTGGTTCCATGGGAAGCTCGGGGCCGGACGGGATGGGCGACACATTGCTGAGCGCCTGCTCACTGAGTACTGCATTGAGACTGGGGCCCCTGATGGCTCCTTTCTAGTACGAGAGAGTGAGACCTTCGTGGGTGACTACACTCTGTCTTTCTG GCGGAATGGGAAAGTTCAGCACTGCCGTATTCACTCCCGGCAGGATGCTGGGACCCCCAAGTTCTTCTTGACGGACAACCTTGTTTTTGACTCCCTCTATGACCTCATCACACACTATCAGCAGGTGCCCCTGCGCTGCAATGAGTTTGAGATGCGCCTTTCAGAGCCTGTCCCACAGACCAATGCCCATGAGAGCAAAGA GTGGTACCATGCGAGCCTAACCAGAGCACAGGCCGAGCACATGCTGATGCGTGTACCCCGTGATGGAGCCTTCTTGGTGCGGAAACGGAATGAGCCGAACTCATATGCTATCTCCTTCCG GGCTGAGGGCAAGATCAAACACTGCCGCGTCCAGCAGGAGGGCCAGACTGTGATGCTGGGGAACTCCGAGTTTGACAGCCTCGTAGACCTCATCAGCTATTATGAGAAGCACCCGCTGTACCGCAAAATGAAACTGCGCTACCCCATCAATGAGGAGGCACTGGAGAAGATCGGCACAGCT GAGCCGGACTACGGGGCCCTCTATGAAGGCCGCAATCCTGGCTTCTATGTGGAGGCAAACCCTATGCCAACTTTCAAG TGTGCAGTCAAAGCTCTATTTGACTATAAGGCCCAAAGAGAAGATGAACTGACCTTCACCAAGAGCGCCATCATCCAAAATGTGGAGAAGCAAGATGGGGGCTG GTGGCGAGGGGACTATGGTGGGAAGAAGCAGCTATGGTTCCCATCAAACTATGTGGAAGAAATGGTCAACCCAGCAGCTTTGGAGCCTGAGAGGGAG CACTTGGACGAGAACAGCCCTCTGGGGGACTTGCTGCGTGGGGTCTTAGATGTGCCAGCCTGTCAGATTG CCATCCGTCCTGAGGGCAAAAACAACCGACTCTTCGTCTTCTCCATCAGTATGGCATCAGTGGCCCACTGGTCGCTGGATGTTGCAGCTGACTCACAGGAGGAGCTGCAGGATTGGGTGAAAAAGATCCGTGAAGTGGCCCAGACAGCAGATGCTAGG CTCACCGAAGGGAAGATGATGGAACGGAGGAAGAAGATCGCCTTGGAGCTCTCTGAGCTTGTCGTGTACTGCCGGCCTGTTCCATTTGATGAAGAGA AGATTGGCACAGAACGTGCCTGCTACCGGGACATGTCATCCTTCCCGGAAACCAAGGCTGAGAAGTATGTGAACAAGGCCAAAGGCAAGAAGTTCCTGCAGTACAATCGGCTGCAGCTCTCCCGCATCTACCCCAAGGGCCAACGGCTGGATTCCTCCAATTATGATCCTTTGCCCATGTGGATCTGTGGCAGTCAGCTTGTGGCCCTCAACTTCCAAACCCCAG ACAAGCCTATGCAGATGAACCAGGCCCTCTTCATGGCTGGTGGGCACTGTGGCTATGTGCTGCAGCCAAGTACTATGCGAGATGAGGCCTTTGACCCCTTTGACAAGAGCAGCCTCCGAGGGCTAGAGCCCTGTGCCATCTGCATCGAG GTGCTGGGGGCCCGGCATCTGCCAAAGAATGGCCGAGGCATTGTGTGTCCTTTTGTGGAGATTGAGGTGGCTGGAGCTGAGTATGACAGCACCAAGCAAAAGACAGAGTTTGTAG TGGACAATGGACTAAACCCTGTGTGGCCAGCTAAGCCCTTCCACTTCCAGATCAGTAACCCTGAATTTGCCTTCCTCCGCTTTGTGGTGTATGAGGAAGACATGTTTAGTGACCAGAACTTCTTGGCTCAGGCTACTTTCCCTATAAAAGGCCTGAAAACAG GATACAGAGCGGTGCCTTTGAAGAACAACTACAGTGAAGACCTGGAGTTGGCCTCCTTGCTCATTAAGATTGACATTTTCCCTGCTAAG GAGAATGGTGACCTCAGTCCCTTTGGTGGTACATCCCTGCGGGAACGGGGCTCAGATGCCTCTAGCCAGCTGTTTCATGGCCGTGCCCGGGAAGGCTCCTTTGAAGCCCGCTACCAGCAGCCTTTCGAGGACTTCCGCATCTCCCAGGAGCATCTCACAGACCATTTTGACAGCCGGGAACGAag GGCCCCAAGAAGGACTCGGGTCAATGGAGACAACCGCCTCTAG